A single region of the Brachypodium distachyon strain Bd21 chromosome 3, Brachypodium_distachyon_v3.0, whole genome shotgun sequence genome encodes:
- the LOC100846013 gene encoding aberrant root formation protein 4 isoform X1 — protein sequence MGHWAEPTAIGRIPLPPRSSMASGDPFAAAGDVTGDSSSSSPTTARLLEALAALSQVFESGDPASSGAATAAVVEIFGGSADADAGGDAARPDTANMVSEQLLREVHAFLSCPSSNQMAIDALSLELPKPVAKLGARMGNCRDIAKTIIELLVSNCNPRDMLSILCEALDTPLAFNGSAYFVLILDMLARVLIMIQRRHIEQVKVVLPAVLRVMHAIISECDEEHGTTAVDLFNAALQIGNAIQEMCKTMVNHKKEELCLILGLYSLQNIALISESKHQHILSACGSLVLQHFKIVTFCGFTYLGLLTGNEVTSATNKLSKEEDADFLGCFSFTVEGASLLAVWTYMHDDMSKYAGAELESAIKEVQDNYIRKWEAINMFRYVLSSVNYPWVIKSYSIDLLLTLVDENCIEETKDHEDFLYSTQFFATLKAIESVMIAAPDPLMRKKAFATLKKVISVVPSSQRFDILQSLIKNSMFPSLTAIHLDLVKNEVVRESSRAKDLIESDQSQDAGDSPHWASQSLELVELILRPPEGGPPCLPDHSEQVLSALNLLRLILIIDSRGSRSLKLFRQETTRKVYSEWLIPLRPVVAGVQSEMEKDDSEGANQMMCMLNPVQLVLHRCIELVEEKMKGS from the exons ATGGGCCACTGGGCCGAACCCACCGCAATTGGCCGGATCCCTTTACCCCCACGCAGCTCCATGGCCAGCGGTGACccgttcgccgccgccggggacgtCACCGGCGACTCATCCTCCTCCAGTCCAACCACCGCGCGTCTGCTGGAAGCACTCGCCGCTCTCTCCCAA GTGTTCGAGTCCGGCGATCCTGCCTCCTCCGGcgcagccaccgccgccgttgtAGAAATATTCGGCGGAAGCGCCGATGCCGACGCGGGAGGCGATGCCGCGCGGCCCGACACGGCTAACATGGTCTCAGAGCAGCTGCTCCGCGAGGTTCACGCGTTCCTCTCGTGCCCGTCCTCGAACCAG ATGGCCATAGACGCCCTCTCTCTAGAGCTTCCGAAACCTGTGGCGAAGTTGGGTGCTAGGATGGGGAATTGCCGGGACATTGCCAAGACTATCATTGAGCTCCTCGTGTCAAATTGCAACCCAAGAGACATGCTCTCCATCCTCTGTGAG GCATTAGATACACCACTAGCATTTAATGGGTCAGCATACTTCGTCCTTATACTTGATATGCTTGCGAGAG TGCTTATTATGATTCAGAGGAGACATATCGAGCAAGTAAAGGTTGTACTTCCTGCTGTCCTTCGAGTTATGCATGCTATTATATCAGAGTGTGATGAGgaacatggaacaactgcggtTGATCTGTTCAATGCAGCACTCCAAATCGGCAATGCCATTCAAGAAATGTGCAAAACAATG GTTAACCACAAGAAAGAAGAGCTATGTTTGATACTTGGTCTATACTCCCTTCAGAACATA GCCCTTATATCAGAAAGCAAACATCAGCATATTCTCTCTGCTTGTGGTTCACTTGTTCTTCAGCATTTCAAAATTGTTACATTTTGTGGATTCACCTATTTGGGTCTTTTAACTGGTAATGAGGTGACCTCAGCCACCAACAAACTCTCTAAAG AAGAAGATGCTGATTTTCTGGGCTGCTTCTCTTTCACCGTGGAAGGCGCAAGTCTTCTAG CTGTCTGGACCTATATGCATGATGACATGTCAAAATATGCTGGGGCAGAGTTGGAATCTGCAATTAAGGAAGTTCAGGACAACTATATCAGGAAATGGGAAGCAATTAACATGTTTAGATATGTCTTGTCCTCAGTTAATTACCCATGGGTAATCAAATCTTATAGTATAGACTTATTGTTGACTCTAGTTGATGAAAATTGTATTGAGGAAACCAAGGATCATGAAGATTTCCTATATTCTACTCAATTTTTTGCCACACTCAAG GCCATTGAAAGCGTCATGATAGCTGCCCCAGATCCATTGATGCGGAAGAAAGCTTTTGCTACTTTGAAAAAG GTTATTTCCGTGGTGCCATCCTCTCAGAGATTTGATATCTTACAGTCCCTCATAAAGAATAGTATGTTTCCCTCCTTG ACTGCAATTCACTTGGATCTGGTGAAAAACGAAGTTGTGAGAGAGAGTAGTCGAGCTAAGGACTTGATTGAATCTGATCAATCACAAGATGCTGGGGATTCACCACATTGGGCTTCTCAATCGCTTGAATTAGTGGAGCTGATCTTGAGGCCTCCTGAAGGTGGTCCTCCTTGTCTTCCTGATCACAGTGAACAG GTATTATCTGCTCTGAACCTTCTCAGATTGATCCTGATAATAGATTCAAGAG GATCCAGATCACTAAAACTGTTCCGACAAGAGACGACACGAAAAGTGTACTCAGAGTGGTTGATCCCACTAAGACCAGTTGTTGCAGGGGTTCAGTCGGAAATGGAGAAGGACGACAGCGAGGGTGCAAATCAGATGATGTGCATGTTAAATCCTGTTCAACTGGTGCTTCACCGCTGCATTGAGTTGGTGGAGGAAAAGATGAAAGGTTCCTAA
- the LOC100846319 gene encoding peptidyl-prolyl cis-trans isomerase CYP28, chloroplastic isoform X2, which translates to MSTALPSSNSRATSSIAYPGSLSSLQHHPNSQHSCFPISKPNHDNTHKYNESPKIPRRSLALLPASCLLLYASSSFARDDANAPSTSTVDTTITDRVFMDFSICPSYFSSERTLGAKLASCPDSETLGRVVFGLYGRLLPITTANFKATCTASAYQGALVHKLRQGQFFAAGHQEPRRDKGAVQPPSGLVSNAETVDPKAYQLRHARPGTLSLCIGQNDDDEGIKLNPNYHNVEFLVTTGPGPCPELDDQNIVFGTVLEGMDVITSIATIPTYKPAERIRFFNEFAQLIGDERAQTARAMWDRPQKTVYISNCGELKVTKPSLSPPSLP; encoded by the exons ATGAGCACCGCATTACCTTCATCAAACTCAAGAGCTACTTCCTCCATTGCTTACCCCGGTTCTCTTAGCAGCCTCCAGCACCACCCTAACAGCCAGCATTCATGTTTTCCTATCTCAAAACCGAACCATGATAACACCCATAAATACAACGAGTCCCCCAAAATTCCAAGACGGTCTCTTGCCTTGCTCCCTGCCTCCTGTCTTCTCCTCTATGCCTCCTCCTCGTTTGCCAGAGATGATGCAAATGCTCCATCCACCTCCACAGTTGACACCACCATCACAGATCGCGTATTCATGGACTTTAGCATCTGTCCAAGCTACTTTAGCTCTGAGCGCACTTTAGGAGCTAAACTGGCTTCATGCCCGGATTCTGAAACCCTGGGCCGTGTAGTCTTTGGCCTCTATGGTCGGCTACTCCCCATCACTACTGCCAACTTCAAAGCTACCTGCACCGCTTCTGCATATCAAGGAGCACTTGTACACAAGCTCCGTCAAGGTCAGTTCTTTGCTGCTGGCCACCAAGAACCTCGGCGTGATAAGGGTGCTGTCCAACCTCCCTCAGGCCTTGTGAGCAATGCTGAGACTGTTGACCCTAAAGCATATCAACTAAGACATGCAAGGCCTGGCACGCTGTCCTTATGCATTGGACAGAATGACGATGATGAGGGCATCAAACTCAATCCTAATTATCACAATGTTGAATTCCTGGTTACTACAGGGCCAGGGCCCTGTCCGGAGCTTGACGACCAGAATATTGTCTTTGGAACTGTACTGGAAG GAATGGACGTTATCACCAGCATCGCAACCATACCTACCTATAAACCAGCTGAAAGGATCCGTTTCTTCAATGAGTTTGCGCAGCTGATTGGCGACGAAAGAGCTCAAACTGCTCGAGCTATGTGGGATCGCCCACAGAAAACTGTATATATCAGCAACTGCGGGGAGCTGAAAGTGACCAAGCCATCTCTTTCCCCTCCTAGCTTGCCATGA
- the LOC100846319 gene encoding peptidyl-prolyl cis-trans isomerase CYP28, chloroplastic isoform X1, which yields MATAASSLALHHRDHNPKSHRLLFTSSSSSTRASAFRSRRARYSRRSGPLPSAASDDLEGKYMSTALPSSNSRATSSIAYPGSLSSLQHHPNSQHSCFPISKPNHDNTHKYNESPKIPRRSLALLPASCLLLYASSSFARDDANAPSTSTVDTTITDRVFMDFSICPSYFSSERTLGAKLASCPDSETLGRVVFGLYGRLLPITTANFKATCTASAYQGALVHKLRQGQFFAAGHQEPRRDKGAVQPPSGLVSNAETVDPKAYQLRHARPGTLSLCIGQNDDDEGIKLNPNYHNVEFLVTTGPGPCPELDDQNIVFGTVLEGMDVITSIATIPTYKPAERIRFFNEFAQLIGDERAQTARAMWDRPQKTVYISNCGELKVTKPSLSPPSLP from the exons atggccACCGCCGCTTCGTCCCTCGCTCTCCACCACCGAGACCACAACCCTAAGTCCCACCGCCTTCTCTtcacctcctcttcctcctcgacccgcgcctccgccttccgCAGCCGCAGGGCCAGGTACAGCCGCCGGAGTGGGCCTCTgccgtccgccgcctccgatGATCTGGAAG GAAAATATATGAGCACCGCATTACCTTCATCAAACTCAAGAGCTACTTCCTCCATTGCTTACCCCGGTTCTCTTAGCAGCCTCCAGCACCACCCTAACAGCCAGCATTCATGTTTTCCTATCTCAAAACCGAACCATGATAACACCCATAAATACAACGAGTCCCCCAAAATTCCAAGACGGTCTCTTGCCTTGCTCCCTGCCTCCTGTCTTCTCCTCTATGCCTCCTCCTCGTTTGCCAGAGATGATGCAAATGCTCCATCCACCTCCACAGTTGACACCACCATCACAGATCGCGTATTCATGGACTTTAGCATCTGTCCAAGCTACTTTAGCTCTGAGCGCACTTTAGGAGCTAAACTGGCTTCATGCCCGGATTCTGAAACCCTGGGCCGTGTAGTCTTTGGCCTCTATGGTCGGCTACTCCCCATCACTACTGCCAACTTCAAAGCTACCTGCACCGCTTCTGCATATCAAGGAGCACTTGTACACAAGCTCCGTCAAGGTCAGTTCTTTGCTGCTGGCCACCAAGAACCTCGGCGTGATAAGGGTGCTGTCCAACCTCCCTCAGGCCTTGTGAGCAATGCTGAGACTGTTGACCCTAAAGCATATCAACTAAGACATGCAAGGCCTGGCACGCTGTCCTTATGCATTGGACAGAATGACGATGATGAGGGCATCAAACTCAATCCTAATTATCACAATGTTGAATTCCTGGTTACTACAGGGCCAGGGCCCTGTCCGGAGCTTGACGACCAGAATATTGTCTTTGGAACTGTACTGGAAG GAATGGACGTTATCACCAGCATCGCAACCATACCTACCTATAAACCAGCTGAAAGGATCCGTTTCTTCAATGAGTTTGCGCAGCTGATTGGCGACGAAAGAGCTCAAACTGCTCGAGCTATGTGGGATCGCCCACAGAAAACTGTATATATCAGCAACTGCGGGGAGCTGAAAGTGACCAAGCCATCTCTTTCCCCTCCTAGCTTGCCATGA
- the LOC104584086 gene encoding uncharacterized protein LOC104584086 translates to MGCLKDVPTLRGDNYTEWRKKVDLTFVCAEVDWVVDTPQPPKSTEPVRDVKDDNSAWEKKKREYAPLEMSYTLENTKWLTTNKKCMAFIKNTIEHAIVGLVAECASVGWYLEKIKSQFTGSSKIYATQLLKQLVTEKYTGGGHDIREHLLRMSNMASKLKPMDADLEIKPAMLVHLVMSSLPKEFDTFVVNYNMQSKRWDIEKTIAMCVQEEHRIKFSYGGSLNYVRDSKKKNFPQVNQSSPSKPHGIPFDADYAKKRKMH, encoded by the exons ATGGGATGCCTCAAGGACGTGCCAACACTCAGGGGTGACAACTACACTGAGTGGAGAAAAAAAGTTGACCTAACCTTTGTTTGTGCTGAGGTGGACTGGGTGGTTGACACTCCACAACCACCAAAGTCTACAGAGCCAGTGAGGGATGTGAAAGATGATAATTCTGCttgggagaaaaagaagagggagtatGCTCCATTGGAGATGTCATACACCCTCGAGAACACAAAGTGGCTCACCACCAACAAAAAGTGCATGGCTTTTATAAAGAACACAATTGAGCACGCTATTGTGGGCTTAGTTGCAGAGTGTGCTTCCGTAGGGTGGTATCTTGAAAAGATAAAGAGCCAGTTTACTGGTTCTTCAAAGATATATGCTACACAGCTGCTGAAGCAGCTGGTGACAGAAAAGTACACAGGAGGAGGACATGACATAAGAGAGCATCTCCTCAGGATGAGCAACATGGCTTCTAAGTTGAAGCCCATGGATGCTGATCTAGAGATTAAGCCTGCAATGCTTGTTCATCTGGTTATGTCTTCATTGCCAAAAGAGTTTGACACTTTTGTTGtcaactacaatatgcaaTCAAAGAGGTGGGATATTGAAAAGACTATAGCCATGTGTGTGCAAGAAGAGCACAGAATTAAATTCTCATATGGTGGTTCCCTGAACTATGTGAGGGATAGTAAGAAAAAGAACTTCCCTCAAGTCAATCAAAGTTCTCCTTCAAAGCCACATG GGATTCCTTTCGACGCGGACTACGCAAAGAAACGAAAGATGCATTGA
- the LOC100846013 gene encoding aberrant root formation protein 4 isoform X2, which produces MGHWAEPTAIGRIPLPPRSSMASGDPFAAAGDVTGDSSSSSPTTARLLEALAALSQVFESGDPASSGAATAAVVEIFGGSADADAGGDAARPDTANMVSEQLLREVHAFLSCPSSNQMAIDALSLELPKPVAKLGARMGNCRDIAKTIIELLVSNCNPRDMLSILCEALDTPLAFNGSAYFVLILDMLARVLIMIQRRHIEQVKVVLPAVLRVMHAIISECDEEHGTTAVDLFNAALQIGNAIQEMCKTMVNHKKEELCLILGLYSLQNIALISESKHQHILSACGSLVLQHFKIVTFCGFTYLGLLTGNEVTSATNKLSKEEDADFLGCFSFTVEGASLLAVWTYMHDDMSKYAGAELESAIKEVQDNYIRKWEAINMFRYVLSSVNYPWVIKSYSIDLLLTLVDENCIEETKDHEDFLYSTQFFATLKAIESVMIAAPDPLMRKKAFATLKKTAIHLDLVKNEVVRESSRAKDLIESDQSQDAGDSPHWASQSLELVELILRPPEGGPPCLPDHSEQVLSALNLLRLILIIDSRGSRSLKLFRQETTRKVYSEWLIPLRPVVAGVQSEMEKDDSEGANQMMCMLNPVQLVLHRCIELVEEKMKGS; this is translated from the exons ATGGGCCACTGGGCCGAACCCACCGCAATTGGCCGGATCCCTTTACCCCCACGCAGCTCCATGGCCAGCGGTGACccgttcgccgccgccggggacgtCACCGGCGACTCATCCTCCTCCAGTCCAACCACCGCGCGTCTGCTGGAAGCACTCGCCGCTCTCTCCCAA GTGTTCGAGTCCGGCGATCCTGCCTCCTCCGGcgcagccaccgccgccgttgtAGAAATATTCGGCGGAAGCGCCGATGCCGACGCGGGAGGCGATGCCGCGCGGCCCGACACGGCTAACATGGTCTCAGAGCAGCTGCTCCGCGAGGTTCACGCGTTCCTCTCGTGCCCGTCCTCGAACCAG ATGGCCATAGACGCCCTCTCTCTAGAGCTTCCGAAACCTGTGGCGAAGTTGGGTGCTAGGATGGGGAATTGCCGGGACATTGCCAAGACTATCATTGAGCTCCTCGTGTCAAATTGCAACCCAAGAGACATGCTCTCCATCCTCTGTGAG GCATTAGATACACCACTAGCATTTAATGGGTCAGCATACTTCGTCCTTATACTTGATATGCTTGCGAGAG TGCTTATTATGATTCAGAGGAGACATATCGAGCAAGTAAAGGTTGTACTTCCTGCTGTCCTTCGAGTTATGCATGCTATTATATCAGAGTGTGATGAGgaacatggaacaactgcggtTGATCTGTTCAATGCAGCACTCCAAATCGGCAATGCCATTCAAGAAATGTGCAAAACAATG GTTAACCACAAGAAAGAAGAGCTATGTTTGATACTTGGTCTATACTCCCTTCAGAACATA GCCCTTATATCAGAAAGCAAACATCAGCATATTCTCTCTGCTTGTGGTTCACTTGTTCTTCAGCATTTCAAAATTGTTACATTTTGTGGATTCACCTATTTGGGTCTTTTAACTGGTAATGAGGTGACCTCAGCCACCAACAAACTCTCTAAAG AAGAAGATGCTGATTTTCTGGGCTGCTTCTCTTTCACCGTGGAAGGCGCAAGTCTTCTAG CTGTCTGGACCTATATGCATGATGACATGTCAAAATATGCTGGGGCAGAGTTGGAATCTGCAATTAAGGAAGTTCAGGACAACTATATCAGGAAATGGGAAGCAATTAACATGTTTAGATATGTCTTGTCCTCAGTTAATTACCCATGGGTAATCAAATCTTATAGTATAGACTTATTGTTGACTCTAGTTGATGAAAATTGTATTGAGGAAACCAAGGATCATGAAGATTTCCTATATTCTACTCAATTTTTTGCCACACTCAAG GCCATTGAAAGCGTCATGATAGCTGCCCCAGATCCATTGATGCGGAAGAAAGCTTTTGCTACTTTGAAAAAG ACTGCAATTCACTTGGATCTGGTGAAAAACGAAGTTGTGAGAGAGAGTAGTCGAGCTAAGGACTTGATTGAATCTGATCAATCACAAGATGCTGGGGATTCACCACATTGGGCTTCTCAATCGCTTGAATTAGTGGAGCTGATCTTGAGGCCTCCTGAAGGTGGTCCTCCTTGTCTTCCTGATCACAGTGAACAG GTATTATCTGCTCTGAACCTTCTCAGATTGATCCTGATAATAGATTCAAGAG GATCCAGATCACTAAAACTGTTCCGACAAGAGACGACACGAAAAGTGTACTCAGAGTGGTTGATCCCACTAAGACCAGTTGTTGCAGGGGTTCAGTCGGAAATGGAGAAGGACGACAGCGAGGGTGCAAATCAGATGATGTGCATGTTAAATCCTGTTCAACTGGTGCTTCACCGCTGCATTGAGTTGGTGGAGGAAAAGATGAAAGGTTCCTAA
- the LOC100845708 gene encoding pentatricopeptide repeat-containing protein At4g19440, chloroplastic has protein sequence MKPPPELPLLRPLLSRRHLSSSSADAAAATELLGALSGTPSPDAARDLAALLRRLGRRGLASALSSLPSPLPAASALRLLHHLITSAPASATAASPSSSHDHDLDLLSPRVSAFLLPSLVADRSTLPSARRLIKRLLHLHPVQTAAAAVADASSTPSSDLLINTCVTSSARGSLRLAVDAFHVLSSRRASPSVKTCNALLEALARTGNLGATCKVFDEMRDCKTVTPNGYSYTSMIKALCKVGKVDDGFKILSDLIHAGLQQSAGAVPYNLLMDALCKSGRVDEAIRLKGRMEESRVAPSMVTFGILINGLKRSDRFGEVGALLREMEGLGITPNEVICNELIDWHCRKGHFTEAIRLFDEMVSKEMKSTAVTYNLIARALCKEGEMERAERILEEMLSTGMTIHSGLFNSVVAGLLQRTGRLESVVRLISEMVKRGMKPNDALMTACTKQLCQGRRHQEAVGIWLKMLEKGLCINIATSNALIHGLCEGKNMKGATEVLRTMVNKGMELDNITYNIMIQGCCKDSKIEEALKLRDDMIRKGFKPDAYMFNSIIHAYCDLGKMEEALHLLGQMKIEGVQPDVVSYGTIIDGYCKAKDIQKANEYLNELMACGLKPNAVIYNALIGGYGRNGNISGAIGVLDTMESIGIQPTNVTYCSLMHWMCHAGLVDEAKTMFEQSRKNSIEVGVVGYTIMIQGLCKIGKMDEAMNYFEEMRSRSIPPNKITYTTLMYAYCKSGNNEEASKLFDEMVSSGIVPDNVSYNTLVTGFSQVDSLDKAIEKAAEISSIMTQNDCLDNVLVNRITTPWCEKEVASSE, from the coding sequence ATGAAACCACCACCCGAGCTCCCCCTCCTCCGGCCCCTACttagccgccgccacctctcctcgtcctccgccgacgccgccgccgccaccgagctCCTGGGCGCGCTCTCAGGCACCCCCTCCCCCGACGCGGCGCGCGACCTCGCCGCCTTGCTCCGCCGtctcggccgccgcggcctcgcgTCCGCCCTCtcgtccctcccctccccacTCCCCGCGGCGTCCGCCCTCCGCCTCCTGCACCACCTCATCACCAGCGCTCCGgcctccgccaccgctgcctccCCGTCATCCAGCCACGACCACGACCTCGACCTCCTGTCCCCGCGCGTCTCCGcgttcctcctcccctccctcgtTGCCGATCGCTCCACCTTGccctccgcgcgccgcctaATCAAACGCCTCCTGCACCTGCACCCCGTCCAGACCGCCGCAGCGGCTGTCGCGGacgcctcctccacgcccTCCTCGGACCTGCTCATCAACACCTGCGTCACCTCCTCAGCACGCGGCTCCCTCAGACTGGCCGTCGACGCCTTCCACGTGCTCTCCTCGCGGCGCGCCTCGCCCTCGGTCAAGACCTGCAATGCACTTCTCGAAGCCCTTGCACGCACCGGCAACCTCGGTGCCACCTGCAaggtgttcgatgaaatgcGTGATTGTAAGACCGTCACTCCGAATGGGTACTCGTACACCTCTATGATCAAGGCCCTCTGCAAGGTTGGAAAGGTGGATGACGGTTTCAAGATTCTTTCAGATTTAATTCATGCTGGGCTGCAGCAATCTGCTGGTGCAGTGCCATACAATTTGCTGATGGATGCACTTTGCAAGAGTGGGAGAGTGGATGAGGCCATTCGGTTGAAGGGGAGGATGGAAGAGAGCAGGGTGGCTCCGAGCATGGTCACGTTTGGTATTCTGATCAATGGTCTTAAAAGGAGTGATCGTTTCGGGGAGGTTGGTGCGCTGTTGCGGGAGATGGAAGGGTTAGGGATCACCCCAAATGAGGTCATCTGCAATGAGCTTATTGATTGGCATTGTAGAAAGGGTCATTTCACAGAAGCAATCAGGTTGTTCGATGAAATGGTCTCAAAGGAGATGAAGTCAACAGCCGTGACTTACAATTTGATTGCTAGAGCTCTATGCAAGGAAGGGGAGATGGAGCGTGCTGAGCGGATATTGGAGGAGATGTTGTCAACTGGGATGACAATTCATTCTGGTTTGTTCAATTCAGTGGTTGCAGGGCTTCTTCAAAGGACTGGAAGGTTGGAGTCTGTGGTAAGGCTTATAAGCGAAATGGTTAAAAGAGGTATGAAACCAAATGATGCTCTGATGACAGCTTGTACGAAACAACTTTGCCAGGGCAGGAGACACCAAGAAGCAGTTGGAATTTGGTTGAAGATGTTGGAGAAAGGTTTATGTATCAATATTGCAACTTCCAATGCACTTATTCATGGGCTTTGTGAGGGGAAAAACATGAAAGGAGCTACTGAGGTTCTAAGGACCATGGTTAATAAGGGGATGGAATTGGATAACATCACATATAACATAATGATTCAAGGTTGCTGCAAAGACAGTAAAATAGAGGAAGCTCTTAAACTCCGTGATGACATGATCAGAAAAGGGTTTAAGCCTGATGCTTACATGTTCAATAGTATCATACATGCTTATTGCGATTTGGGTAAAATGGAAGAGGCCCTTCACCTGTTGGGTCAGATGAAAATTGAGGGCGTTCAGCCAGATGTTGTATCATATGGCACTATAATAGATGGTTACTGTAAAGCAAAGGATATTCAGAAAGCAAATGAATATTTGAATGAATTGATGGCCTGCGGGTTAAAACCAAATGCTGTCATCTATAATGCACTTATTGGTGGTTACGGTAGAAATGGCAACATTTCTGGTGCAATCGGTGTCCTTGACACTATGGAGTCTATCGGCATACAACCAACTAATGTAACTTATTGCAGTCTTATGCACTGGATGTGTCATGCTGGTCTTGTTGATGAGGCGAAGACCATGTTTGAACAAAGCAGAAAAAATAGCATTGAGGTGGGAGTAGTTGGCTACACAATTATGATCCAAGGACTTTGCAAAATAGGAAAAATGGATGAAGCTATGAATTACTTTGAGGAGATGCGGTCCAGGAGTATACCTCCAAATAAGATTACTTACACCACTCTGATGTATGCCTATTGTAAATCTGGTAACAACGAAGAAGCCTCCAAGCTTTTTGACGAGATGGTGAGCTCAGGAATTGTTCCTGATAATGTCTCTTACAATACACTAGTTACAGGGTTTTCTCAAGTGGATTCATTAGATAAGGCTATAGAAAAGGCTGCTGAAATATCAAGTATTATGACACAAAATGATTGTTTGGACAATGTATTAGTTAATAGGATAACAACACCTTGGTGCGAGAAAGAAGTTGCTTCCAGTGAATGA